The [Pseudomonas] carboxydohydrogena genome includes a window with the following:
- a CDS encoding EAL domain-containing protein — MDVWRRIIRTGAIRFSGGVGLVVALSMMTAPMAHAMTDAEVATGFAGMDQRSLTFQIVVDGLIVIFILFAMFVWVMSALRRARRINARREFFVSSALNNLSQGIVITNARQVVTYCNDRYLQIYGLSRSDIRKNMTRLELMELRKARGMLAEDIETYWQDSMAPEGYVNVLPDGRRIRMKKETLSNGGIVATHEDCTEEGRLSEELASTKRFLEMVLDNIPSAVMVKRIKDGKFVLANRAAETILNRKRGAIIGQTVMEVHPEAAAKFVLQRDDAAIQQGGLVTEEHPIPTDNGLRLFATRRVTVTDEAGAPQYLIKTSDDITDRRETESRMAHMAYHDGLTGMPNRAAFLQALAQLIDACDGTNEEFAVLSVDLDRFKEVNDVFGHEIGDKLLIEVTKRLEKAAGAGVVARLGGDEYGMIIDGEQPTAAWKLAETVARMISQEFEIDGKTLRIGVTAGISIFPRNGRDGAALLANAGAALSRAKAKSRGSIVFYEAEMDQQIRDRRALHQDLHNALRKGEMSLHYQPLARARQHLCGDDVTGFEALVRWVHPTRGFVPPSDFIPLAEESGLIVELGEWILREACREAASWPRHLQIAVNLSPAQFMHGDLVGLVHSILLETGLTPGRLELEITEGVLIDDFERSLLLLRRLKALGVRIAMDDFGSGYSSLTYLQAFPFDKIKIDRAFVMNLGRNQQSSAIIRSVIGLGHGLDISIVAEGVETQDQLSFLAVEACDQIQGYLLGKPGPIVHYDAWVGRKPYVDVEGSNVVTIRRVS, encoded by the coding sequence GTTTGGTTGTCGCGTTGTCGATGATGACCGCCCCGATGGCCCATGCCATGACCGACGCCGAAGTCGCGACCGGTTTCGCTGGCATGGACCAGAGGTCCCTGACTTTTCAGATCGTGGTCGATGGCCTGATCGTCATTTTCATTCTGTTCGCGATGTTCGTCTGGGTGATGTCCGCGCTGCGCCGCGCCCGCCGGATCAATGCGCGCCGCGAATTTTTCGTCTCCTCCGCGCTCAACAACCTGTCGCAAGGCATCGTCATCACCAATGCGCGGCAGGTGGTCACGTATTGCAACGACCGGTATTTGCAAATCTACGGCCTGTCGCGTTCCGACATCCGCAAGAACATGACGCGGCTCGAGTTGATGGAGCTTCGCAAGGCGCGTGGAATGCTGGCGGAAGACATCGAGACCTATTGGCAGGACTCCATGGCGCCCGAGGGCTATGTCAATGTGCTGCCGGACGGGCGGCGTATCCGCATGAAGAAGGAGACGCTCTCCAACGGCGGTATCGTTGCCACGCACGAGGATTGCACCGAGGAGGGCAGGCTTTCGGAAGAACTGGCCTCGACCAAGCGCTTCCTGGAGATGGTGCTCGACAACATCCCCTCCGCCGTCATGGTCAAGCGCATCAAGGACGGCAAGTTCGTGCTCGCCAACCGCGCGGCCGAGACTATTCTGAATCGCAAGCGTGGCGCCATCATCGGCCAGACGGTGATGGAGGTTCATCCCGAGGCTGCGGCGAAGTTCGTGCTTCAGCGCGACGATGCCGCGATCCAGCAGGGCGGCCTTGTCACCGAAGAACACCCGATTCCGACTGACAACGGGCTGCGTCTGTTCGCCACCCGCCGCGTCACCGTCACCGATGAGGCGGGCGCGCCGCAATATCTCATCAAGACCAGCGACGACATCACTGACCGGCGCGAGACGGAATCGCGCATGGCGCACATGGCCTATCACGACGGCCTCACCGGCATGCCGAACCGCGCCGCGTTCTTGCAGGCGCTGGCGCAACTGATCGACGCCTGCGACGGCACCAATGAGGAATTCGCGGTGCTGTCGGTCGATCTCGATCGCTTCAAGGAAGTCAACGACGTGTTCGGTCACGAGATCGGCGACAAACTCTTGATCGAAGTGACCAAGCGGCTCGAGAAAGCGGCCGGCGCAGGCGTGGTCGCGCGGCTCGGCGGCGACGAATACGGCATGATCATCGACGGCGAGCAGCCGACGGCGGCGTGGAAACTCGCCGAAACTGTCGCCAGGATGATCTCTCAGGAATTCGAGATCGACGGCAAGACCCTGCGCATCGGCGTCACCGCGGGCATCTCGATCTTCCCGCGTAACGGCCGCGATGGCGCGGCGCTGCTGGCGAATGCCGGTGCGGCGCTGAGCCGCGCCAAGGCCAAGTCGCGCGGTTCGATCGTGTTCTACGAAGCCGAAATGGATCAGCAGATTCGCGACCGGCGCGCCTTGCATCAGGACCTGCACAACGCGCTGCGCAAGGGCGAAATGTCGCTGCATTACCAGCCGCTGGCGCGGGCGCGCCAGCATCTGTGCGGCGACGACGTGACGGGATTCGAGGCACTGGTACGCTGGGTGCATCCGACGCGCGGCTTCGTGCCGCCGTCCGATTTCATTCCGCTCGCCGAGGAAAGCGGCCTGATCGTCGAACTGGGCGAATGGATTTTGCGGGAGGCTTGCCGCGAGGCCGCATCGTGGCCGCGTCATTTGCAGATCGCCGTCAACCTGTCTCCCGCGCAGTTCATGCATGGCGATCTGGTCGGGCTTGTCCATTCGATCCTGCTGGAGACGGGCCTCACCCCCGGCCGGCTCGAACTCGAAATCACCGAAGGCGTGCTGATCGACGATTTCGAGCGCAGCCTGCTGCTGCTGCGCCGCCTGAAAGCGCTCGGCGTGCGTATCGCGATGGACGATTTCGGCTCCGGCTATTCGTCGCTGACCTATCTGCAAGCGTTCCCGTTCGACAAGATCAAGATCGACCGCGCCTTCGTCATGAATCTCGGCCGCAACCAGCAATCCTCGGCGATCATCCGTTCGGTGATCGGACTTGGTCACGGCCTCGATATCTCTATCGTCGCCGAGGGCGTCGAAACGCAGGATCAGTTGAGCTTCCTCGCGGTGGAGGCCTGCGACCAGATCCAGGGCTATCTGCTGGGCAAGCCGGGCCCGATCGTGCACTACGACGCCTGGGTGGGACGCAAGCCCTATGTCGATGTCGAAGGCAGCAACGTCGTCACCATCCGCCGGGTCAGCTAG